The genomic DNA GATACGCCTGGCGGTCCGCCGCGTACTCCACGACATCCTCATCGAACACGCGCCCGGCTCTGCCGACCTGCCGCGCGACGTGCCGCACGATCTGCCGCCCCCGCCGCTCGTGCTCGTCGCCTGCTCCGGCGGTGCCGACTCCATGGCGCTCGCCTCCGCCCTCGCCTTCGAAGCCCCCAAACTCGGCATCCGCGCCGGCGGCATCACCGTGGACCACGGACTCCAGTCCGGCTCCGACCTGCGCGCCGACGAGGTCGTCGGCCGCCTGGTCGATCTGGGTCTGACCCCGACCGAGTCCATCGCCGTCACCGTCGGCCGTGACGGCGGCCCCGAGGCCGCCGCCCGCGATGCCCGGTACGCCGCCCTGGATGCCGCCGCGCGGCGCCACGGAGCCTGTGCGGTCCTGCTCGGCCACACCCGTGACGACCAGGCCGAGACCGTCCTGCTGGGCCTCGCCAGGGGCTCCGGCATCCGCTCCCTGTCCGGAATGGCCGCGGTCTCGGGGACCGGCGGCCGTTACCGCCGCCCCTTCCTCCAGCTCGACCGGCAGACCGCCCGCAAGGCCTGCATGGCCCAGTCGCTGCCCGTGTGGGACGACCCGCACAACGCCGACCCGGCCTATACGCGGTCCAGGCTGCGCCACGAGGGCCTGCCCGCCCTGGAGAAGGCGCTCGGCAAGGGTGTCGTGGAGGCCCTCGCCCGGACGGCCCAGCTCTCCCGTGACGACGCCGACGCCCTAGACGTGTGGGCCGGCCAGGCCGAGGCCTCCGTACGCGACGCCGCCGGCCTCCTGGAGTGCGCCAAGCTCTACGCGCTGCCGCCCGCCGTGCGCCGCCGCATTCTGCGCCGCGCCGCCATCGAGGCGGGCGCCCCGGCCGGTTCGCTGTTCGCCCGTCACATCGAAGAAGTCGACCGGCTGATCACCGGCTGGCGCGGTCAGGGAGCCATCAATCTCCCGGGCAAAGTCGTCGCCCAGCGACAGGGTGGCAGACTGGTGATTCGGCAAGGCTGAATCCGGACCCCCTCGGGCGGAACCGGGCAGCCCCGGTGGGACGACCGAAAGTGATGCGGGTGGACGCGAAAGACATGGGCACCGACCTCAAGTCGGTGCTCATCACCAAGGAAGAGATCGACGCGAAGCTGGCCGAGCTGGCCGCGAAGATCGACGCGGAGTACGCGGGCAAGGACCTGTTGATCGTCGGTGTCCTCAAGGGCGCCGTGATGGTCATGGCGGACCTGGCGCGTGCGCTGTCCACCCCCGTCACGATGGACTGGATGGCGGTGTCCTCGTACGGCGCGGGCACCCAGTCCTCCGGTGTCGTGCGGATCCTCAAGGACCTCGACACGGACATCAAGGGGAAGCATGTCCTGATCGTCGAGGACATCATCGACTCCGGGCTCACCCTGTCCTGGCTGATCTCCAACCTCGGCTCCCGCGAGCCCGCCTCCCTCAAGGTGTGCACGCTGCTGCGCAAGCCGGAGGCGGCCAAGGTCGCGATCGACGTGGAGTGGGTCGGCTTCGACATCCCCAACGAGTTCGTCATCGGCTACGGCCTCGACTACGCCGAGAAGTACCGAAACCTCCCGTTCGTCGGTACGCTCGCGCCCCACGTCTACGGCGGCTGAACCCCCTGGGCCCGGTTCTCGTAAGACGATCGGGAACCCCAGCGGGTTTCGCGCCGTTGTGCATGCGAGGACTGGATTGTCGGCAGTCCCCTGCGGCGTCGGGTGACAATGCTGGGGTACCGTCCGAAGAACAGTCTTTCTAAGTCTTTATCAAACTCACTATGGCAGGAGGGACGGGGCGGCACCGCTCCGTATGGATGGACGTGAAGCGATACTTCCGTGGGCCGGTCATGTGGATCGTGCTGGCCGTCCTTGCCGTGGTCGTGTTGATGCAGGTCGTCGGCTCGTCCGGCGGCTACAAGACAGTGGACACCGGCCAGGTCGTCCAGGCGATCAATGAGAACAAGGTCCAGCAGGCCAAAATCACCACCGGTGACGAGCAGGTCATCAAGGTCGAGCTGAAGGACGGCCAGAAGGTCGACGGCAGCTCGAAGATCCAGGCGAGTTACATCGGCGACCAGGGCGTGACCCTCGCGGGCACGCTCCAGGACAAGTACCAGAACAAGCAGATCCCGGACGGCTATACGGTCTCGCCGTCCAAGCAGAACCCGTTCGTGGGCATCCTGCTCTCTCTGCTCCCCTTCGTCCTGATCGTCGTCGTCTTCCTGTTCCTGATGAACCAGATGCAGGGCGGCGGCTCCCGGGTCATGAACTTCGGGAAGTCCAAGGCGAAGCTCATCACCAAGGACACCCCCAAGACGACGTTCTCGGACGTCGCGGGTTCGGACGAGGCGGTCGAGGAGCTCCACGAGATCAAGGAGTTCCTCCAGGAGCCGGCGAAGTTCCAGGCCGTCGGGGCGAAGATCCCCAAGGGCGTGCTCCTGTACGGGCCTCCCGGTACCGGCAAGACGCTGCTGGCGCGTGCCGTCGCGGGCGAGGCCGGGGTCCCCTTCTACTCGATCTCCGGTTCCGACTTCGTCGAGATGTTCGTCGGTGTCGGTGCCTCCCGAGTCCGTGACCTCTTCGAGCAGGCCAAGGCGAACGCCCCGGCGATCGTCTTCGTCGACGAGATCGACGCGGTCGGCCGCCACCGCGGCGCCGGCCTCGGCGGCGGTCACGACGAGCGCGAGCAGACGCTGAACCAGCTGCTCGTCGAGATGGACGGCTTCGACGTGAAGGGCGGCGTCATCCTGATCGCCGCCACGAACCGGCCCGACATCCTCGACCCGGCTCTCCTGCGCCCCGGCCGCTTCGACCGCCAGATCGCGGTCGACCGCCCGGACATGCAGGGCCGTCTGGAGATCCTCAAGGTTCACCAGAAGGGCAAGCCGGTCGCCCCGGACGTCGACCTGTCGGCCGTCGCCCGCCGCACCCCCGGCTTCACGGGTGCCGACCTCGCCAACGTGCTGAACGAGGCCGCGCTCCTCACGGCCCGCAGCGACAAGAAGCTGGTCGACAACTCCATGCTGGACGAGGCGATCGACCGCGTGGTCGCGGGCCCGCAGAAGCGGACCCGGATCATGTCGGACAAGGAGAAGAAGATCACCGCGTACCACGAGGGCGGCCACGCCCTGGTCGCGGCGGCGTCTCCGAACTCCGACCCGGTCCACAAGATCACGATCCTGTCGCGCGGCCGTGCCCTCGGCTACACGATGGTCCTGCCGGACGAGGACAAGTACTCCACGACCCGCAACGAGATGCTCGACCAGCTGGCGTACATGCTGGGCGGGCGCGCGGCCGAGGAGCTCGTCTTCCACGACCCGACGACGGGCGCTGCGAACGACATCGAGAAGGCCACCGCCACGGCCCGCGCGATGGTCACGCAGTACGGCATGACCGAGCGTCTCGGCGCGATCAAGTTCGGCGGCGACAACACCGAGCCCTTCCTGGGCCGGGAGATGTCGCATCCGCGCGACTACTCGGAAGAGGTCGCCGCGCTCGTCGACGAAGAGGTCAAGAAGCTCATCGAGAACGCGCACAACGAGGCCTGGGAAATCCTGGTCGAGAACCGCGACGTCCTCGACGCCCTGGTGCTCCAGCTGCTGGAGAAGGAGACGCTGAGCAAGGAGCAGATCGCCGAGGTCTTCGCTCCCATCGTCAAGCGCCCGGCCCGCCCCGCGTGGACCGGCTCCTCCCGGCGCACCCCGTCCACCCGCCCGCCGGTGCTCTCCCCCAAGGAGCTGTCACTGACGAACGGGGCGAACGGCGCGTCGCCGGCGATCGCCAACGCGACGGAGTCGGTGCCGGCCGCGGAGTCGGCTCCGGAGGACCGCACCGAGGGCTGACACCCCTCGGCGGCCGCCCTCATCAGGCCCGGAATGAATGCCGCGCCCCCCAGGTTCTAGCCTGGGGGGCGCGGCATGTTCGTATGCTCGTACATCAGGCGCGTGATCCGTGCGCGTCGCAGGTTCAGGAACGAGGCACCAGATGACCGACCCGGTGACGCTGGACGGTGAGGGCACCATCGGCGAATTCGACGAGAAGCGTGCCGAGAACGCCGTGCGGGAGCTGCTGATCGCGGTCGGTGAGGACCCGGACCGTGAGGGTCTCAGGGAGACTCCGGGGCGGGTGGCCCGGGCATACCGGGAGATATTCGCGGGGCTGTGGCAGAAGCCCGAGGACGTGCTGACGACCACGTTCGACATCGGACACGACGAGATGGTCCTGGTGAAGGACATCGAAGTCCTGAGCAGCTGTGAACATCACCTGGTGCCGTTCGTCGGTGTGGCCCATGTCGGGTACATCCCGTCCACCGACGGAAAGATCACGGGTCTCTCGAAGCTGGCGCGGCTCGTGGACGTCTATGCCCGCCGGCCCCAGGTGCAGGAGCGGCTCACCACGCAGGTCGCCGATTCCCTCATGGAGATCCTGGAGCCGCGCGGTGTGATCGTCGTCGTCGAGTGCGAGCACATGTGCATGTCGATGCGCGGGGTGCGCAAACCCGGGGCGAAGACCATCACGTCGGCGGTGCGCGGTCAGCTGAGGGACCCGGCCACGCGCAACGAGGCCATGAGCCTGATCATGGCGCGCTGACGCCGCACGTCGTACGCCGCCCGCTGGAGGGCGTACGCCTGGCGCCCGTTACGCCGCCGGAGCCGTCCCGCCGCCGTTGGTGTCGTCGTCCTCCGGGAGTTTGCACACGCGCTCCAGGAAGAACGCCGCCGCTATGACGCCGACGCCGGCGAGGACCGAGAAGCCGGCGTAGATGGCCTGGTCGCGGCGGGCGGGGATGTCGAGGGATTCCAGGAGGAAGGCGCCGGTGCCGCCGTACATACCGGCGACCAGGGCCGCCACCAGCGCGCTCGCCTGGCCGAAGACCACCGCGCGGGCCGCCATCAGGGGGTCGACGCCCTTGGCGCCGGGGCGGCGCTCCCGCTGGGCCTTGAGGCGGGCGCGCAGCGAGAGTGCCGTGGCCAAAAGGACGACCGCGATCAGAGCCAGGACGATGGGGGCGGCCAGCGGGACGCGGGGCAGTGTGCCCACCGAGTTCCACAAGCGGGCTCCGGCCCAGGACAGTACTCCTGCCACGACGAACACCGCGGCCAGCGTCCTGATGCGCAGCTCTTTCACTTTGCCCCTTCGGTAAGCCGGCCTCTCGGCGTCTCGCGTCTAGACCTTAACGACTACTCGGGCAGCCGGAGTTCCAGGTCGGCGCGCGGCACGATGCCGTCGCGCGTGACGGCCGCCAGCAGCTGCTCCACGGGGCCGCGGCCGGGGAGCTGGGCCTCCGGGTCCACGTCGTACCAGGGGGCCAGGACGAACGCCCGCTGGTGGGCGCGGGGGTGGGGAAGCGTGAGCACCGGATCGTCGGAGACCACGTCGGCGTACGCGACGATGTCCACGTCGATCGTGCGCGGGCCCCAGTGCTCGTCCCGGACGCGGTGGAACGCCTCCTCGACGGCGTGGGCCCGCTCCAGGAGGGACGACGGGGGCAGGGTCGTCTTCAGGAGCACCACCGCGTTGAAGTACGCGGGCTGGCTGCCGGGCTCCACGCCCCACGGCTCCGTCTCGTAGACAGGAGAGACCGCCTTGACGCGGACGCCGGGCGTGTCCTCCAGGGCGTCGATCGCGCCCTGGAGCGTCTCCAGGCGGTTGCCCAGGTTCGAGCCCAGGGAGATCACCGCGCGCTTGGGGTTGGAGAGGGTCGTGTCGGCGGCGTCCACCCGCTCCACCACGGAGGCGGGCACCGGCTGAACGGTCGGGTCGCTCTGACCCTCGGTGTAGAACGCGGTCATACTCGGCTCCTGGTGATGGTGACGGTCACGTCGTCGAAGGGGACCGTGATCGGTGCGTCCGGTTTGTGGACGCACACCTCGACCTCCAGGACCGGTGCGTGTTTGAGGCAGGAGAACGCGATGCGCTCGGCGAGCGTCTCGATGAGGTCGACGGGATCGCCCTCGACGACGGCCACGACCTCCTCCGCCACGATGCCGTAGTGCACGGTCTTCGACAGGTCGTCGTCGGCCGCGGCGGGCCGGGTGTCCAGCCCGAGGACGAGGTCCACGATGAAGGTCTGGCCCTCTTCGCGCTCCTTGGGGAACACCCCGTGGTGCCCGCGGGCCTTCAGGCCGCGCAGCGCGACACGATCCACGCGAATCACTCCTGCAATCGTCGGGACGGCCGGCATCCACCGAGTGCGGTCGGCGCACCAGCCTCAAACGAATCTACCTGCGGGCACTGACAGCACTCGCTCTTGGGGGCGCGCGCCCGTGTGAAGGCCAGGAGGGTTCATCGGGCGTTTCCCCTGGGGCGCACGGCGGCTCACGGGTTGGTAGCCGTCCCTACCCAGGGGTAGGTGATTCCAACCACTACGCCGCGCCCGCCCGCTCGGGCGGGGGATCGCCTCGGGCGAAGATCGTCCTCAGTCGGGAGACTCGTCGCCCTCTTCCGCACCGGTTTCGGCCAGCACGGGGGACGCGTGGTGCGACCAGAGCTTCCAGCCGTCGGGGGTGCGGCGGAACACGTTCGTGGCGACGACCAGCTGGCCGACGAGCGGCCCGAGCTCGTCGCTGTCGTCGGGGGGCGGGCCGCCGCTGAGGATGTTCTCGGTGCAGGTCACCAGGGCGGTGTCACCGGTGACGGAGACATGCACGTCGGTGAGGAAGAACTGGATGTACTCGGTGTTCGCCATGATCAGCGCGTACGACCTGAGGACCTCGCCGCGGCCGCTCAGCACCGGCCAGCCGGGGTGCACGCAGGAGACCACGCCGGCGTCCGCCGGGTCGTGGTACTCCTCGTCGACGCCGAGGTCGGCGGGGGTCAGCCAGAGTGAGGACAGTGTCTCGAAGTCGCCGCGTTCCATCGCCTCGTAGAAGGCGGTGTTGGCGAGTCCTACCTGTTCGACATCGGTGTCGGGGGTGGGGGTGCTCACCGGGCTCCCTCTGCGGCCTGGGCGGTGTCCGGGGCGGCCGCCGCGGGGGCTGCCTGCGCGCTGCGCTCGGAGCGGGCGCCTTCCACGGCGCGGGCGACGCGTACGGCGTCCGCCGTGGCCCGTACCTCGTGCACGCGGACCGCCCACGCGCCCTGGTGGGCGGCGAGCGCGGAGACCGCGGCGGTGGCCGCGTCGCGCTCCCGGGCGGGCGGCGGGGCGCCCTCGGGGCCTGCCAGTACGCGGCCCAGGAACCGCTTCCGGGACGCGGCGACCAGCAGCGGGTGGCCCAGGTCGCGCAGCCGGTCGAGGTGGGCCAGCAGCGTCAGGTCGTGGTCGGCCTCCTTGGAGAAGCCGAGGCCCGGGTCGACGACGATCCGGTCGGGCGCGATGCCGCCTTCCAGAACGGCCTCCACGCGTGCGTGCAGTTCGTCGACCACTTCGGAGACGATGTCGTCGTACGTCCCTCGTATGGTGCCGCCGGCCAGGAAGCCGCGCCAGTGCATCACCACGAAGGGGGCGCCCGCGGCCGCGACGACCGGGATCATCTCCGGGTCGGCGAGGCCGCCGCTGACGTCGTTGACGAGGGCCGCGCCGGCCGCGAGGGCCTGCTCGGCGACGGAGGCGCGCATGGTGTCCACGGAGATCGTGACGCCTTCGGAGGCGAGACCGCGGACGACCGGGATGACGCGCTTGAGTTCCTCGGCCTCGTCGACGCGGGTGGCGCCGGGGCGGGTGGACTCGCCGCCGACGTCGACGAGGTCCGCGCCCTCGGTGACCAGGTCGAGTCCGTGCTTGACGGCGGTCGTGGTGTCGAACCAGCGGCCGCCGTCGGAGAAGGAATCAGGCGTCACGTTGACGACCCCCATGACCGCGCAGCGGTCCCATGTAGGCAGTCCCGCCACTCGGCCGCGCCCGCTCTTCTTGCTCATGCGTCCAGCCTAGGCCTCCCGGTGGTCGGCCGAATCGCCTCGGGAGGGGGGAGGCGTTGCCGCCGGGCGGGTGGGGGCTGCCCGTGGCGGGGGCTCGCCGGCCGCCTCGCGGCCTGTTTCCCACCGCCCTGCCGGTTTCCCACCGCCCTGCCCGTCCCGTGCCTCTGTCTCGCGCCTGCCCGTCCGGCGGGCGGCGTTCCAGGTCGCCTACGCGGCCCGAACGCCCCTCTCCGCCACCCTGTGGGCGCACGGGGTGGGGATCGCCTTCCGGCGGCGCAGCAGGCGCGGCAGGGCCAGGTTCACGAAGCCCTCCGCCTGCATCGCCGCGAGGCCGATGCGCGGAAGGTCGCGCGACGACGCGTAGACCACGAAGCGCGGCTCCCAACGCGGACGGAACTTCGCGTTGAACTTGTAGAGGGACTCGATCTGGAACCAGCGCGAGAGGAACACCAGCAGTCCCCGCCACGCCCTCAGCACGGGGCCCGCGCCGATCTTCTCGCCGCGTGCCAGTGCCGCCCGGAACATCGCGAAGTTCAGCGAGACGCGCACGATGCCGAGCTTCGGAGCGGCCTGGAGCGCCGCCACGATCAGCAGTTCGTTCATGCCGGGGTCCGCCGAGCGGTCCCGGCGCATGAGGTCGAGCGACACGCCGTCGGTGCCCCACGGGACGAAGTGGAGTACGGCCTTCAGATCGCCGTACGGACCGGGATCCGCGTCCGCCTTGTGGGCGGTCGCGATCAGACAGTCGCCGTCGGCCGGGTCGCCGATGCGGCCGAGCGCCATGGAGAAGCCGCGTTCGGTGTCGGTGCCGCGCCAGTCCTCGGCAGCGCGCCGAATGCGCTCCAGCTCGCCCTCGCTGAGGTCACGAATACGCCGTACCCGGGTCTCGTAACCGGCCCGCTCGATGCGCTTCACCATCTGGCGCACATTCCGCATCGCGCGCCCGGCCAGGGAGAAATCCGCGACGTCCACCACCGCCTCGTCACCCAGTTCGAGGGCGTCGAGGCCGGTCTCGCGGGTCCACACCTCGCCGCCCGTCTCGGAGCAGCCCATCACGGCGGGCGTCCAGGAGTGGGCCTGGGCCTCGTCCATGAAGCGCTCGATCGCGCCGGGCCAGGCCTCGACGTCACCGATCGGGTCGCCGCTCGCGAGCATCACCCCCGACACGACGCGGTACGTGACGGCCGCCTTGCCGCTGGGGGAGAAGACGACCGCCTTGTCGCGGCGCAGCGCGAAGTGGCCGAGTGAATCGCGGCCGCCGTGCTTCTCCAGGAGCGCCCGCAGCCCCTCCTCGTCCTGCGCCGTGAGGCGGGCGGCCGGGTGTTCGGGGCGGAAGGCGAGATAGATCGTCGTGACGGCGGTCAGCAGGCCGAGCGCGCCGAGCGAGAAGGCCACCGTCCAGGACGTGTTGCCCGAGTAGTCGACCGGGCCCTCGAAGCCGCACAGCCCGTACAGGACGTGCTCGATGCGGTCGGACAGGCTCGGGTCGCCGACCAGCCGGTTGGGGTGGGCGCTGACGATGACCAGGCCGAGCAGCAGGGAACCGGCGCCCACGAGGACGAAGTTGGCCAGCGCACGCCAGCGGCTGCGGGGGTCGGGAAGGGCCTCGAATTCGCTTCGGTGGCGCAGCAGCGGCGCGAGCAGCGCCAGCGAGATGACCACGCCGATGAGCGAGTGACGGTACGCGAACTGCGCCACGGCGCCGGCCGGCAGCAGCACCACGGCGGCGCGCCACGCCCGGCGTTTGCGCCGGCGCAGGCCGTGCGCGAGGAGCAGCAGAAGCATGCCCGTGCTGATGGCCAGGGCGGCCGCGAACGGGCCCAGCGCGCCGGGCAGTACCTCGGCGATGGCGTGCATACGGCTGTGCCGGAAGCGCGGGAAGACACCCGCGGCGACGTCCAGGACTCCGACGAGTGTGCAGGCACTGGCGACCACGGCGGGGACGGCCTCGGGGCGCGGACCGCGGACTATGCGCCGCAGCACGCCCGATCGATCCGGAACCTCGTCCGACATTTCCCCATCTATCCTGACAGACATCGCATCCCGTAGTTCCGCGAGAGACCTTGAACCCGGTGCCAATTCCGGCATCCGGCGACATTGCGCCCTCTAGGACGGTGTCTCAGGGAGAGAGGTTCACTCCCCAACGGAAAGCTGGTTCAAAGGCGAAGGAAAGTCCGGGGCAAGCCCGCGCGAAGGTATGGAGGCCGGCCTCGGGACGGAATGCGCAGGCGGGAAAGGGACCATGGGTCTGACGAGCAACAAGGTGCTGGTGCTGGCCGCCTTCTTCGCCGTGCTGCTGTTCATCGGCACGGTGTGGCTCTGGCCACGGCTGGCGCGGCGCAACTGGCGGGCCGTCGGCGGACGGGTCGCTCTGCTGCTCGCCACCCAGGTGGCGATCTTCGCGTCGATCGGGGTCGCCGCCAACCAGGCCTTCGGCTTCTACGCCAGCTGGGCGGACCTGTTCGGCCGGGAGAGCGGTCAGGGCGTGGTCGTCGACCACAACGCCGGCGGCGGTTCGGGCGGCGGCCCCCTCCAGATGCTCGGCACCCAGCCGGTGAACGTCACGGGCGGCGGGCGGCCGCAGCTCGGCGGCCAGATCCAGAAGGTCGGCATCGTGGGTCGTACGACGCACATCGCCACGCGCGCGTACGTGTATCTGCCGCCCGAGTACTTCCAGCCGCAGTACCGCACGCGCACCTTCCCCGCGGCCGTCGTCCTCACCGGCTACCCGGGCACCGCCGAGGCGCTCATCAAAGGGCTGCACTATCCGCAGACGGCCCATGAGCTGGCCAAGAACGGCCAGGTGCAGCCGATGATCCTGGTGATGCTGCGGCCGACGGTGGCGCCGCCGCGCGACACGGAGTGCGTGGACGTCCCGGGCGGCCCGCAGACGGAGTCGTTCTTCGCCAAAGACCTTCCCGATGCCGTACTGGCCCACTACAGGGTGGGCAGAAAGCCGGGCAGCTGGGGCATCGTCGGCGACTCGACGGGCGGCTACTGCGCCCTGAAGCTCGCCATGCACCATCCGAAGGTGTACGCCGCCGGGGCGGGCCTTTCGCCGTACTACAAGGCGCCGCTCGACCCCACGACCGGAGATCTCTTCCGCGGCGACAAGGGGCTGCGGAACCGGGCCGATCTGTTCTGGTATCTCAAGAACATGCCGGCCCCGGACACTTCACTGCTCGTCAGCAGCAGCAGGATCGGCGAGGCCAACTACCAGAACACGCTCAAGTTCATGGAGCAGGTGAAGGCCAAGCGTCTGACGAGGGTCTCGTCGATCATCCTCGACAGCGGCGGCCACAACTTCAACACCTGGCGGCGGGAGATCCCGGGGACGCTCCAGTGGATCAGCGGGCGGCTCAGCGACCGCTGAACGCCGTCCGGCGGGCTCTGTGAATGCGCGGCGGAATTCGCCGAGAAGTACGAGTTCGGTTCCCGGAGTAAGAGAACGCCGAACCACTGCCGGATCACTGACGAACCACTGCCGAAGCACTGTCGAAGTGCCACCGAACCGCCGCCGGAAGGAAATGATCAAGAAGGTGGGGCCTTTGTGCGCTCCCGTGGCGGGGTGAAGGTTTCGGGGTGGCTGGGTTTTTACCGCGCGGGGCACCAAGATTCGCCTACGCGCGGTAAGTTTCTGGCCATGCCACGTGGACGTCACCGCCATTCCCCGCCCCTGCACAGGATGTTGCCTCCTTCGGTCATCGCGGGCGTGTCGCTCGTCTGCGCTCTGGGGCCCTGGCTGTTCACGGAGCCGATGGTGCTCCGCGGGCTGGCCGGGGGCGCCGCGGTGACCGCGATCGTCGGCGCCGTCGTCCTGCGCCGCTGGGACACGGCGGCGGGCAAACGCGTCGCGGACCTCACGCGCGCGCGTGCGAGCGACGAGTGGCGTCACGAGGAGCGGGTCGCCAAACTGGAGACCGACCTCGAGGAGTCGCGCGAGCTGCGCGTCAAGCTGGAGCACAAGCTGCGCGCGAAGCGGGCGGAACTGGCGGGCCTACGCAACGAACACGCGGCGCTGCTGCGGCGGTACGCCACGGCGGAGACGGAGCGGGCCACAGCGCTGGAGGGCCGCCGCCTGCTCGAGATAGAGGCCACGACCCCGGCCCGGGCGCTGCCCGCGGCCCCGGTCCGCCCGCAGACGCCGGGCGGCTCGGAGACGCCGGGCGGCTCGGAGACGCAGGGTCGTACGGAGACGCCGGGTGGCTCGGCGGATTCGGGTTCAGCGGACGCGGGAGTGGCGGACGCGGGAGCGGCGGGGACGCCCGAGACGGCGACGGTGGCCGAGCCGGAATCGACCGAGCCGGTCGAGTCGGCGGAGGTCGAGGCGGCCGAGTCGGCCGAGGCGGAGACCGACGAGTCCGTGTCGCCCGCTTCCGCGGTCTTCTCCCCGTCCGGCTCCCCGCTCTTCCTGCGGGCCAACTCGGCGCTGGACGCGCTCACGAAGGCCGAGGCGGCCAAGAAGGCCGCGGCCGACGACACGGCACCGGCGAGCGCCGGGCCCGCGCCGGAGGCTTCCGCGCCGGAGGCCACCTCCGTACGGGACGACGACTCCGTAGGGGCCGATTCGGTACAGGACGACTCCGTACAGGGTGACTCCGTACAGGACGCCCCCGTACAGGAGAGCGCGCCCAAGGACGAGTCCCCCAAGGGCGGCACCCCGAAGAGCGAGGCCCCGGACGCCGGCTCCGTCGAGGAGGCCGTGCGGGAGGACGAGGCGGAGGGGAAGCCCGAGGCGGTCGACGGGAATGAGCGCGCGGCCGCCGTGCCCGCACCCGCCGTTCCCGTATCCGCCGTGCCCGCGCCCGAGGAGCCCGAGCACTCCGCCGTGGCCGCCGCATCCACCGAGGCCCACCCGGCGAAGCCCGCCGAGCCGGCCTCGTCGGCCCGGCGCTCCGGGCACTTCACCGTGCCGACCGCGGTGGCCGTCGTACCGGCGTCGCCCCGGCGGCGGCCCACGGTCGAGGGCGGTTTCGACTTCTTCGGTACGCAGAAGGGGACGTCCGCGCAGGCCCTGGAGGCCGTGCAGAACGAGGACCTCGCGGACGTGGTCG from Streptomyces avermitilis MA-4680 = NBRC 14893 includes the following:
- a CDS encoding alpha/beta hydrolase, translated to MGLTSNKVLVLAAFFAVLLFIGTVWLWPRLARRNWRAVGGRVALLLATQVAIFASIGVAANQAFGFYASWADLFGRESGQGVVVDHNAGGGSGGGPLQMLGTQPVNVTGGGRPQLGGQIQKVGIVGRTTHIATRAYVYLPPEYFQPQYRTRTFPAAVVLTGYPGTAEALIKGLHYPQTAHELAKNGQVQPMILVMLRPTVAPPRDTECVDVPGGPQTESFFAKDLPDAVLAHYRVGRKPGSWGIVGDSTGGYCALKLAMHHPKVYAAGAGLSPYYKAPLDPTTGDLFRGDKGLRNRADLFWYLKNMPAPDTSLLVSSSRIGEANYQNTLKFMEQVKAKRLTRVSSIILDSGGHNFNTWRREIPGTLQWISGRLSDR
- a CDS encoding phosphatidylglycerol lysyltransferase domain-containing protein, whose protein sequence is MSDEVPDRSGVLRRIVRGPRPEAVPAVVASACTLVGVLDVAAGVFPRFRHSRMHAIAEVLPGALGPFAAALAISTGMLLLLLAHGLRRRKRRAWRAAVVLLPAGAVAQFAYRHSLIGVVISLALLAPLLRHRSEFEALPDPRSRWRALANFVLVGAGSLLLGLVIVSAHPNRLVGDPSLSDRIEHVLYGLCGFEGPVDYSGNTSWTVAFSLGALGLLTAVTTIYLAFRPEHPAARLTAQDEEGLRALLEKHGGRDSLGHFALRRDKAVVFSPSGKAAVTYRVVSGVMLASGDPIGDVEAWPGAIERFMDEAQAHSWTPAVMGCSETGGEVWTRETGLDALELGDEAVVDVADFSLAGRAMRNVRQMVKRIERAGYETRVRRIRDLSEGELERIRRAAEDWRGTDTERGFSMALGRIGDPADGDCLIATAHKADADPGPYGDLKAVLHFVPWGTDGVSLDLMRRDRSADPGMNELLIVAALQAAPKLGIVRVSLNFAMFRAALARGEKIGAGPVLRAWRGLLVFLSRWFQIESLYKFNAKFRPRWEPRFVVYASSRDLPRIGLAAMQAEGFVNLALPRLLRRRKAIPTPCAHRVAERGVRAA